DNA sequence from the Amycolatopsis sp. Hca4 genome:
GATCCCGGGCGCGGACCTGGAGCGGATCCGGGCGGTCTACGACGAAGTCAGCTACGCGTTCCCGTGGCAGGCCGGCGACATCATGGTGATCAACAACATGCTGATGGCCCACGGGCGCGAGCCGTTCACCGGCGAGCGGCGCATCCTGGTGGCGATGACGGGATGACCGCGCCGGTGGTGGTGCTGCTCGCCCACCCGCGGCCGGGCAGCTTCAACCACGCGCTCGCCACGCGAGTGGTCGGCACGCTGGAGGCGGCCGGGGTGCCGGTGCGGTTCCACGACCTCTACGCCGAAGGCTTCGACCCGGTCCTGACCGCGGAGGAGGCCTACACCACCGGGGAGCGGGCGGAGGCGTTCCTCGCCGCCGAACCGGACCCGCTGGTGCAGCGCCACCGCAGTGAACTGCGCGAGGCGGGTGGGCTCGTCGCGATCCACCCGAACTGGTGGGGCAAGCCGCCGGCGATCCTCAGCGGCTGGCTCGACCGGATCCTCGTCCCCGGCGTGGCCTACCGCCTCGACGACGCCGGCGGCGCACCCGAATCGCTGCTGTCGCTGCGGCGGCTGCTCGTGGTCAACACCTCGGACACGACCGAGGAACGGGAGCGGACGCTGTTCGGCGATCCCCTGGACGCGATCTGGCGACGCTGCCTCGCGCCCTACCTCGGCGAGCCGCAGGTGCGCCGTCTGGTGCTGCGGGTGGTGGCCGACGCCGGTGCGGCGCAGCGGGCCGCGTGGCTCGCCGACGTCGCGGCCGAGGCGGAGCGGCTCTTCGGCTAGCTCGGGCGGAAGGCGTCGAGCGCGAGCTTCGCCGCCTGCGCGATCAGGCGGTCGTCGTGCTCGGCGTCCTTGTCCCGGCGGCTGGACAGGACCACCAGCACGATCGGCGCCCGTCCCGGCGGCCAGACGACGGCGATGTCGTTGCGCGTGGCGTAGCTGCCGGTCCCGGTCTTGTCGGCGACGGCCCAGCCGGCCGGCGCACCCGCCCGGATCAGGGCGGCGCCGGTCGTGTTGGCGCGCATGATGTCCGTCAGGACGGTCCGCTTCTCCGACGGCAGCGCGGGGCCGAGGGCGAAGGCGCGCAGGCTGCCTGCCATCGCGCGCGGGGTGCTCGTGTCCCGGACGTCGCCGGGCGCGAGGTCGTTGAGCCCGGGTTCGATCCGGTCGACGTGGGTGGTCGTGTCACCGGCCCCGCGCAGCGCGGCGGCCAGCCCGGCCGGGCCGCCGAGCTCGCGGAACAGCAGGTTCGCGGCGGTGTTGTCGCTGTAGCGCAGGGCCGCGTCGATCGCCTCGCGCAGCGACAGGCCGGTGGTGACGTGCTTTTCCGTGACGGGGGAGTTCGGCTGCAGGTCGGCGCGGGTGTAGGTCAGGTGCTTCGCGAGCCCGTCGAGGCCGGTGCGCTGGAGGACGGCCGCGGCGGAGAACGCCTTGTGCGTCGAGGCGTAGCCGAACCGTTCGTCGGGCCGGTGGGTGATCTCGCGGCCGGAGCCGGTGTCGACGGCGTACACGCCGAGACGGGCGTCGAAGCTGCGTTCCAGCGGGGCGAAATCCGGCTGCGGGGCCGAGGTTGTCGTCGGCTGGGGCGTCTCCGCGGTGCAGGCGGCGAGCGGGACGAGGAGCAGCGCGGCGAGCGCGAACCGCCGGAGGCGGGGGAACGGCACGGGGACTTCCTTCCGGTTTCTTGATCGTCCTCCGCAGTCTCACGGCGTTCGTTCATGCTGTCCAAGACGGAACTGCGCGGTTCGATGCCGAACTGGCATAAGCTGAGGTGGTGGACCTGGTCGGTGGCTGCAGGGCGTTCGTGTGCGTGAGCGAGACGGGGAGTTTCACGGCGGGCGCGGCGCTCGCGCGGATCCCGCAGCCGGTGGCGAGCCGGCGCATCGCGGCGCTGGAGCGGCACTTCGGGGAGCGGCTGTTCGACCGCTCGACCCGCCGGGTGCGGCTCACGCCGTTCGGCCGGGACGTGCTGCCCTCGGCCCGCCGCCTGGTGCGGCTGGCCGAGACGCTGGAACACGACGCGAAGCGCGCCCGGCTGCGGCCGGTGCGGGTGGCGGTGCCTGCCACGTGCGGGGTGCGGGAGCTCGCCGGCCTCGCCGCGGAGGCCAGGGCGCTGGAGATCCACCTCGAGTTCCGCCCGGCCGGGCCGGGGGAGCGGGCCGAGCTGGTCCGCACGGGCGAGGTCCGCGCCGCGCTGACGGCGGTCCCGGCGGAGGAGGCGGTGTGGTCGGTGCCGCTGGGGGTGGCGGCGGTGGCCCCGCCGCCGAGCCGCGTCCTGCACCTGGAGACGTTGCGCACGGGCCGCTCGGCGGGGGTGCGCCGTCGCGTGTGGATCCAGCCGGAGGACGACGTCCCGCACGTCCGCGACCGGTCCTGCGGGTCCGGGACGCGGTGGGCCTGCCGCCGGCCCAGGTGACGGTGGCCGAGTCCCTGACCGCGGCGGCCGCGGAGGTGTTCGCGTCCGGTGACTTGCTGCTGTGCTCGGTGGCGCAGGCGGAGGAGCTGGGGTTGTCGTGGCGCCCGATCGGCGAGCTGCAGCCGGCGAGAGGATTCGGGTGAGCGCGGCATTGGCGGAGGACGCGGACCGGCTGCGGACGACGCTGCGCGCGGCGGTCGGCCGGTGTTTGGGGACGGACGCGTGAGCGCTGTGCTGGTGGGTCGGTGGGTGTGGGGGTGGTCCGGTGAGCGCGGTGCTGAGGGGCGGTCGGGGCGCGGTGGCTGGCGGGTGTTCGGGGTGGTCCCGTGAGCGTCGTGCGGGCGGGTGGCTTGTGCGCGGCGGTCGGTGGGTCGTTCGGAGTGACCCGGTGAGCGCCGCCTTGCTGCGTGACTTGCGGGCGGCTCTGGAGGAAGGTGGCCTGCGCGGCTCGTTCCTGGTCCGCGATCTGCGTTCGGGCGCCGAGCTCGGCATCGAGCCGGACCGGGAGTACCCGATCGCGTCCCTGGTCAAGGTCCCGCTGGCGGCGGCCACCCTGGACCGCATCCACCGCGGCGAGCTCGACGCGGCCACCCCGCTGGAGGTCGAGCCCGGCGGCGTCACGACACCGGGCCCGACCGGCTTGACCCGGTTCCGCCACCCGGCCCGCATCGCCCTCGGCGACCTGCTGTACCTGAGCACGTCCCTGAGCGACGGGACGGCCGCGGACGTCCTCTTCGGACTGACCCCGCCGCCGGAAATCACGCGGCGGCTGGGGGAGTGGGGCCTGCCAGGGATCGCGGTCCGCCACGTCATGCGCGACCTGGTGGAGACCCCGGCCGAGCGGTTCGACGCGGCCGAAGCTGACCTCGCCCAGGCCCTGGCGATCGGAGCGGCCACGCCCGGAGGTCACCGCCTGCCCCAGCTGGACGTGACCCGCGCGAACGCGGCGTCGGCCCGCGCGTTGCTCGGGCTGCTGCAGGCACTGTGGACACCGTCGAGAATCGCCCCGCCGGTGGCGGCGGGCGTGCGCGAGCTGATGGCCAACAACGTGATCCGCCACCGCTTGACGCCGGACTTCGCTTCCGACGCGGCCCGGTGGTCTTCGAAGACGGGAACGCTGCTGAACATGCGCCACGAGATGGGCGTGGTCGAGCACGCGGACGGCGGCGCGTTCGCGGTGGTGGCGTTGACGGAATCGAGTGTCCCGGCGGCGATCCAGCCGGAGGCGGAGGTGTTGATGTCCCGGGTGGCCCGAGCCCTGCGCGACGAACTGCGCGGAGGCTGAGAAAACCGGTTGGGGTTCGGTTTCGGGGGCGCTTAGGCTCCGGCGGTGTCGTTCACGAGACCGGAGCCGCCGTACTACGCGGTGATCATCACGAGCGCGCTGGACGCGGACAACCTGGACGGGTACGCGGAAATGGACGCCCGCATGGGAGAGCTCGGCCGAGCCCAGCCGGGCTACCTGGGCCGCGAGTCCCGGACGGACGCGGAGGGCCGCGAGCTGACGGTCCTGTACTACCGCGACGCCGAGTCGATCACGGCGTGGAAGCGGCACCCGGAGCACCTGGAGGCCCAGCGCCGCGGGCGGGAGCAGTGGTACGCGGGGTACCACATCGAGGTGGCCCGGGTGGAGCGAGCGTACGGCTTCGACCGCAAGTAGCGGCGCACCCCAGCGGGATTCGCTTGGCCCGCGCCGACCAACGCAACCTGCGCACACCCGGCCCGCGCAGGGGCTCGCCTCGCTCGGGCTTGCGGGGACCGCCCCGGGCCGGCACGCGGAGGACCCGGCCTGGCACGCGGAGGACCCGGCCGGCTCGCGGAGGACCCACCCCAGCGGGGCCTGCGTGGGCCCCGCTCGGCGGCCGTATTCCTCGCGCGGGTTGCCCGGCTCGCCTGGCCCACCCATGGTCGCTTCGCTCAGACGGATCACTCGAACCGGCTCTGCCCAACCCCGACCTGCGGCCCTGCAGAACTTCCCCCCGCCGGGGGCCCCACCCCGCCCAAGCCCCACCCCCGCCGAACCCTCACCCCGGCCCGGAAACCCGGCTTCGCGCAGGCCATCCTCACCCGCGCCCCCGGCCCAACCTGCCTCGCCCGACCCTCACCCCGGCCCAACCTGCCTCGCCCGACCCTCACCCCGGCCCAACCTGCCTCGCCCGACCCTCACCTCGGCCCGACCCGCGCAGCCCGAACCTCACCCCCGGCCCCGCCCGACCCACCCAGGACAAACCCCTCAAGCCGGCGCCTTCACCCCGAACTCCACCTCGGCAGTCGCCAAAGTCCCCGCCGTCCGCCCCGGCGCGGTCTGGTACTTCCAGTACAGGTTCGTGTGCGCGATCACCTGCCCCGGCGGCGGTGCCCCATAAACCGACAGGTCCTCCGTCGAGTGCGCGTCCGCCACCAACGCCACGTCGTACCCCCGCGCCAGCGCTCCGTGCAGCGTCGAGCGGATGCACGCGTCCGTCTGCGCCCCGGCCACCACCAGCGAGCCGATTCCCCTGCTCGCCAGCACCTCCTCCAGTTCGGTGTCCTCGAACGAGTCGCCGTACCTCTTGTGCACCAAGGGCTCCGCGTCCCGGCGCACGAGCTCCGGCACGTACTCCCACGCCTGGCTCCCGTGCGGCAGCTCGTCGCTCGAATGCTGGACCCACACCACCTCGGTGCCGGCCGCGCGGGCGCGGTCCACCAGCGTCACGATGTTGGCCAGGACGGATTCGCGTTCGTGTGCCGTCTCCATCACGCCGTTCTGCACGTCGATGACGAGCAGCGCGGTGTGCGGACGGCCGGTCAGTGTGGTCATGGCGTCACCCTAGCCAGCACCACCGACAATTTCCGGACCGTCAGGGTGCCCCGCCGATGTGCTTGGCGGACACCGCCTCCCACACCGCGTCGAAGTTCTCGTACCGGTCGCTGTCCGGCAGGCCGCCGAGGGAACCCAGCACCGAGTCACCGCCGCCTGCCGCCGCCGCGCGGCGCAGGAGCTCGTCGCGGCCGCAGGGGTACTCGGTCTCGGTCAGATGCTGCTCGAGGCTGGTCCGGTCCGGAGCGGGCATCACACACCTCCTGATCGCTGTCCCGGCCCGCGTACCCGGGACAGCCGGGCCGGAAACTCAGCCGACGACGATCGTGTGCTCCGACCGCGGCTCCAGCACCCCGATCACCGGGTGGCCCGGCAGCTCCCCGGCCACCAGCAGCCCACCGGAGGTCTGCGCGTCGGCCAGCAGCAGCGCTTCCTCCTCCGAGACCCGGGACAGGTCCGCGTGCGGGCGCACCCAGTCGAGGTTCCGCCGGGTGCCGCCGCTGACGTACCCCTCGCGCAACGCCTCCCGCGCCCCCTCCAGGTACGGCACCGCCGCCGGGTCCAGCCGGGCCGTGACGCCGCTCGCGCGCGCCAGCTTGTGCAGGTGCCCCAGCAGGCCGAATCCCGTCACGTCGGTTGCGCACACCGCCCCGGCGGCCAGCGCGGCCCGGGACGCGGGCGCGTTCAAGGTCGTCATCGCCTCGATCGCCTGCGGGAACCGCTCGCCGGTGGCCTTGTGCCGCGAATTGAGCACGCCGACGCCGAGCGGCTTGGTCAACGTCAGCGGCACGCCCGCGCGGCCCGCGTCGTTGCGCAGCAGCCGGGCCGGGTCCGCGACGCCGGTCACCGCGAGCCCGTACTTGGGCTCCGGGTCGTCGATGCTGTGCCCGCCCGCCAGGTGACAGCCCGCCGCGGCACAGACGTCGAGGCCGCCGCGCAGCACCTCGGCGGCCAGCTCGAACGGCAGCGTCTCCCGCGGCCAGCCGAGCAGGTTGACCGCCACCACCGGCGTGCCGCCCATGGCGTAGACGTCGGACAGCGCGTTGGCCGCGGCGATCCGGCCCCAGTCGTAGGCGTCGTCGACCACCGGGGTGAAGAAGTCCGTGGTGGCGATCAGCGCGGTGCCGCCGGAAATCCGGACCGCGGCCGCGTCGTCGCCGGTTTCCAGGCCCACGAGCAGCTCACCCGGTGGGGAAACGGGCGCCGCGCCGGTCAGGCCGGCCACCGCCGCCTCCAGCTCGCCGGGCGGGATCTTGCACGCGCAGCCGCCGCCGTGCGCGTACTGCGTCAGTCGGTAACCCACCCCCTCATCCTGCCCATCGGGCGCGGACTTGGCAGGATGGCAGCCATGGTGCAGGGAGGCGTATCCGGCCTGGTGACCGGCGCGGTCTTCAAAACCGTCGAACGGCAGGTTCTGCCGCTGGCGGGTTCGATTCCCGTCCGCCTCCGCCATGCCTGACCCGCGCCGCGCGATCCCGCGGACCGACGCGGTCCTGGCCGAGCCCCGGATCGCCAAGGCCGCCGGGACGCTCGGCCGGGACCTGGTGAAATCCGTGGTCACCGAAGTCCAGCGGGCGGCGCGGGCCGGGGAGATCGCCCCGGACGCGATCGTCGACGCCGTGCTCGCGCGGCTCCCGGCGGGTGCGTCCTCGCTGCGGCCGGTGGTCAACGCGACCGGTGTCGTCGTGCACACCAACCTCGGGCGCGCCCCGTTGTCGACGGCGGCGCTCGACGCGCTCGCCGCGGCCGGGGGCGCCACCGACGTCGAATTCGACCTCGTGACCGGCGACCGCGCCCGCCGCGGCCGCGGGGCCCTCGCGGCCCTGCAGGCGGCGGTGCCGGACGCCGGCGGCGTGCACGTGGTCAACAACAACGCCGCCGCCCTGCTGCTCTGCGCGCTCGCCCTCGCCCCGGGTCGCGAGATCGTCGTCAGCCGGGGCGAGCTGGTCGAGATCGGCGACGGCTTCCGCATCCCGGACCTCCTGGAATCGGCCGGCGCCCGGCTGCGCGAGGTCGGGACGACGAACCGGACGTCGGCCCGCGACTACGCCGCGGCGATCGGCCCGGACACCGGGTTCGTGCTCAAGGTCCACCCGTCGAACTACCGCGTCACCGGGTTCACCGCGGAGGCAGCGCTCGGCGAGCTCGCCGGGCTCGGCGTCCCGCTGGTCGCCGACATCGGCTCCGGCCTGCTCGCCCCGCACCCGCTCCTGCCGGACGAGCCGGACGCGGCGAGCGCGCTGCGGGCCGGCGCCACGATCGTCACCGCCAGCGGCGACAAGCTGCTCGGCGGCCCGCAGGCGGGCCTGCTCCTCGGCGACGCGGCCGTGGTCGAACGGCTGCGGCGGCACCCGGCCGCGCGGGCCCTGCGCGTCGACAAGCTCACCCTCGCCGCTCTCGAAGCGACGCTGCGCGGGCCGCGGCCCCCGGTGCTCGCCGCGCTCGAAGCGTCCGTCACGAGCCTGCGGGAACGCGCCGAAGCGCTGGTCGCCGCGCTCGGCGACGTCGATGCCCTGGTGGTCGCGTCGGTGGCGGCGGTGGGCGGCGGAGGCGCGCCGGGCGTCGAGCTGCCCAGCGTCGCGGTGAGCCTGCCCGCCCGGTACGCGGCCGCGCTGCGCACGGGCGAGCCCGCCGTGGCCGGCCGTGTCGTCAAGGACCGGTGCCTGCTCGACCTGCGGACCGTGCGCCCGGAAGAGGACGCGAAGCTGCGGGAGGCCGTCCGCCGATGCGGGTGATCGTCACCGCCGGGCACGTCGACCACGGCAAGTCCACGCTCGTGCGGCGGCTCACCGGAATGGAACCGGACCGGTGGGCCGAGGAACGCCGCCGCGGCCTCACCATCGACCTCGGCTTCGCCTGGACCCGGATCGGCGACGAGGACGTCGCGTTCGTCGACGTGCCGGGCCACGAGCGGTTCGTGCCGAACATGCTCGCCGGCGCCGGGCCTGCCCCGGCGGTGCTGTTCGTCGTCGCCGCCGACGAGGGCTGGATGCCGCAGTCGGCCGAGCACCTCGCGGCGCTGGACGCGTTCGGCGTCCGCCGCGGCCTGCTGGTCGTCACGAAAGC
Encoded proteins:
- a CDS encoding antibiotic biosynthesis monooxygenase, coding for MSFTRPEPPYYAVIITSALDADNLDGYAEMDARMGELGRAQPGYLGRESRTDAEGRELTVLYYRDAESITAWKRHPEHLEAQRRGREQWYAGYHIEVARVERAYGFDRK
- the selD gene encoding selenide, water dikinase SelD, which translates into the protein MGYRLTQYAHGGGCACKIPPGELEAAVAGLTGAAPVSPPGELLVGLETGDDAAAVRISGGTALIATTDFFTPVVDDAYDWGRIAAANALSDVYAMGGTPVVAVNLLGWPRETLPFELAAEVLRGGLDVCAAAGCHLAGGHSIDDPEPKYGLAVTGVADPARLLRNDAGRAGVPLTLTKPLGVGVLNSRHKATGERFPQAIEAMTTLNAPASRAALAAGAVCATDVTGFGLLGHLHKLARASGVTARLDPAAVPYLEGAREALREGYVSGGTRRNLDWVRPHADLSRVSEEEALLLADAQTSGGLLVAGELPGHPVIGVLEPRSEHTIVVG
- the selA gene encoding L-seryl-tRNA(Sec) selenium transferase — encoded protein: MPDPRRAIPRTDAVLAEPRIAKAAGTLGRDLVKSVVTEVQRAARAGEIAPDAIVDAVLARLPAGASSLRPVVNATGVVVHTNLGRAPLSTAALDALAAAGGATDVEFDLVTGDRARRGRGALAALQAAVPDAGGVHVVNNNAAALLLCALALAPGREIVVSRGELVEIGDGFRIPDLLESAGARLREVGTTNRTSARDYAAAIGPDTGFVLKVHPSNYRVTGFTAEAALGELAGLGVPLVADIGSGLLAPHPLLPDEPDAASALRAGATIVTASGDKLLGGPQAGLLLGDAAVVERLRRHPAARALRVDKLTLAALEATLRGPRPPVLAALEASVTSLRERAEALVAALGDVDALVVASVAAVGGGGAPGVELPSVAVSLPARYAAALRTGEPAVAGRVVKDRCLLDLRTVRPEEDAKLREAVRRCG
- a CDS encoding serine hydrolase, whose amino-acid sequence is MSAALLRDLRAALEEGGLRGSFLVRDLRSGAELGIEPDREYPIASLVKVPLAAATLDRIHRGELDAATPLEVEPGGVTTPGPTGLTRFRHPARIALGDLLYLSTSLSDGTAADVLFGLTPPPEITRRLGEWGLPGIAVRHVMRDLVETPAERFDAAEADLAQALAIGAATPGGHRLPQLDVTRANAASARALLGLLQALWTPSRIAPPVAAGVRELMANNVIRHRLTPDFASDAARWSSKTGTLLNMRHEMGVVEHADGGAFAVVALTESSVPAAIQPEAEVLMSRVARALRDELRGG
- a CDS encoding DUF2795 domain-containing protein; its protein translation is MPAPDRTSLEQHLTETEYPCGRDELLRRAAAAGGGDSVLGSLGGLPDSDRYENFDAVWEAVSAKHIGGAP
- a CDS encoding cysteine hydrolase family protein; this translates as MTTLTGRPHTALLVIDVQNGVMETAHERESVLANIVTLVDRARAAGTEVVWVQHSSDELPHGSQAWEYVPELVRRDAEPLVHKRYGDSFEDTELEEVLASRGIGSLVVAGAQTDACIRSTLHGALARGYDVALVADAHSTEDLSVYGAPPPGQVIAHTNLYWKYQTAPGRTAGTLATAEVEFGVKAPA
- a CDS encoding NAD(P)H-dependent oxidoreductase, whose protein sequence is MTAPVVVLLAHPRPGSFNHALATRVVGTLEAAGVPVRFHDLYAEGFDPVLTAEEAYTTGERAEAFLAAEPDPLVQRHRSELREAGGLVAIHPNWWGKPPAILSGWLDRILVPGVAYRLDDAGGAPESLLSLRRLLVVNTSDTTEERERTLFGDPLDAIWRRCLAPYLGEPQVRRLVLRVVADAGAAQRAAWLADVAAEAERLFG
- the bla gene encoding class A beta-lactamase, yielding MPFPRLRRFALAALLLVPLAACTAETPQPTTTSAPQPDFAPLERSFDARLGVYAVDTGSGREITHRPDERFGYASTHKAFSAAAVLQRTGLDGLAKHLTYTRADLQPNSPVTEKHVTTGLSLREAIDAALRYSDNTAANLLFRELGGPAGLAAALRGAGDTTTHVDRIEPGLNDLAPGDVRDTSTPRAMAGSLRAFALGPALPSEKRTVLTDIMRANTTGAALIRAGAPAGWAVADKTGTGSYATRNDIAVVWPPGRAPIVLVVLSSRRDKDAEHDDRLIAQAAKLALDAFRPS